The sequence below is a genomic window from Halostella salina.
CAGGAACACGTCCTCCAGATCCGGCTCGACCGCGTCCCACGACGCGACGGTGTGGCCGGCGTCACGGAGCGTGTCGACGAGCGCGTAGAACTCGTCGCCGGTCACCTGGGCGGAGAACCGCTCGCGCTCGCCCACGCGCTCGAACGCCTCGCCGCCGTAGCGGTCGCGCAGTTCCGTCCGGAGCGCCTCCGAGAGCGGCTCCGCGACGGTGACCTCGTAGGCGCGCGTCCGGAAGAGGTCGAGCAGGTTCTCGACGGTGTCGTCCGCGACGATCCCGCCCTCGTTCATGATGATCACGCGGTCACAGACCGCCTGCACCACGTCCATGTCGTGGCTGGAGAGGACGACCGTCGTCCCCTCGCGGTCGACCAGCCGGCGCAGCTCCCGCCGGAGCTCGACCGAACTCTCCACGTCCAGCCCGAGCGTCGGCTCGTCGAGAAACACCACGTCGCCGCCCCGGGCGAGCGTGGCCGCGAGCGACGTCTTCTGTTTCATCCCGCGCGAGAGGTCCCGAACCGGCTCGTCGGCCTTGTCCGCGAGCCCGAACTGCTCCAGCAGGGCGTCGTGGCGCTCCGCGAGTGCGGCCGGCTCACGGCCGCCGAGCGCGGCGAAAAACCGGAGGTTCTCCCGGACGGTGAGCCGCCAGTACACGTTGCGCGCGCCCTCCAGCATCGCGCCGGCGGTGCGGTACGCGGCCCGGCGGTTCGACCCCACGTCGTGGCCCGAGAGCTGAACGGTGCCGTCGGTCGGCTCGATCAGCCCGAGCATCGACTTGATCGCCGTCGTCTTCCCCGCGCCGTTCGGCCCGAGGATACCGACGGCGGTGCCCGGTTCCACATCGAAACTGATCCCGTCAACGGCCCGCACGGCGGCGTCGCCGTCGCCGTACACCTTCGTCAGGTCCCGCACCGAGAGGGCGGCGTCCGTCGACTCGTCCGCGTAGCTATCCGCGCCGTCGCTGTCGGCGGCGCGGTTGTCGGTTCCCTGGAGAGCTTCGCTCGGCATGGCTCCCACTGGTTCGGGGAGGCAATTAACCGTTTCCAGAACGGTCATTCAGTTACTGTTCTGACAACTGTGGCCGGAACCGAAATGTGCGGGGCGACCGACCACGCCAGCATGGCGGACGACGCGACAGACGGACCGAACCCGGAGGACGACGCCGTCGAGACCGACCCGCCGACGGACGCATCGACCAGGATCGACCCGGCCGACGCGTTCGACGCGCTCGGCGACGGGACACGGCTTGCCATCGTCGAGACGCTCGCCGCCCATCGCCGGGAGAACTGGGCGTGGTCCGGGCTGTCGTTCAGTGAACTCCGGAAAGCGGTCGGCGTGCGCGACGCCGGTCGGTTCAACTACCATCTGGACCAGCTTCTCGACACCTTCGTGGTGGACGACGACGGCGAGTACGTGCTGACGACCGCCGGCATGGAGGTTGCGGGCGCGATCCGGGCGGGGACGTACACCGAACGGCGGCGCTTTCGGACGAGCACCGACCGGTCGTGTCCCGGCTGTGGAGCCGAGATCGAGGTTGCGTACCGCCACGGAACGCTCCTGCTGACCTGTCCCGAACACGGCGTGATCTTCGGCAACAGCCTCCCCGGCGGCGCGGTGGCGGACCGCGAGCCGACGGAACTGCTGGCCCTGGCCGACATGAAGGCGCGACGCGACACCGAGCGGGCACGACGCGGTGCCTGCGTCCACTGCTGGGGGACCGTGACGGCGACGATGCCG
It includes:
- a CDS encoding ABC transporter ATP-binding protein; this translates as MPSEALQGTDNRAADSDGADSYADESTDAALSVRDLTKVYGDGDAAVRAVDGISFDVEPGTAVGILGPNGAGKTTAIKSMLGLIEPTDGTVQLSGHDVGSNRRAAYRTAGAMLEGARNVYWRLTVRENLRFFAALGGREPAALAERHDALLEQFGLADKADEPVRDLSRGMKQKTSLAATLARGGDVVFLDEPTLGLDVESSVELRRELRRLVDREGTTVVLSSHDMDVVQAVCDRVIIMNEGGIVADDTVENLLDLFRTRAYEVTVAEPLSEALRTELRDRYGGEAFERVGERERFSAQVTGDEFYALVDTLRDAGHTVASWDAVEPDLEDVFLRVTGDDGAAANGGDGS
- a CDS encoding winged helix-turn-helix domain-containing protein, which encodes MADDATDGPNPEDDAVETDPPTDASTRIDPADAFDALGDGTRLAIVETLAAHRRENWAWSGLSFSELRKAVGVRDAGRFNYHLDQLLDTFVVDDDGEYVLTTAGMEVAGAIRAGTYTERRRFRTSTDRSCPGCGAEIEVAYRHGTLLLTCPEHGVIFGNSLPGGAVADREPTELLALADMKARRDTERARRGACVHCWGTVTATMPAEPPDGEESEQVLARLACEDCGMVFRVPAAACVVDHPAVVSFHYERGVDIRDQSYLDMGFLTGENGEVVSEDPVRVRVDVELDGDRLTVLLDESTAVVSVDEP